A region of Drosophila mauritiana strain mau12 chromosome 3L, ASM438214v1, whole genome shotgun sequence DNA encodes the following proteins:
- the LOC117139736 gene encoding tetratricopeptide repeat protein 28 produces MTNYENIINLPLNFNANNHAAGNNENNAEIAIVGEQLLNKMSQRDFSENEPECTPELPAANRALFLEKVRQSNAACQSGDFATAVLLYTDALQLDPGNHILYSNRSAALLKQGQFTAALQDATQARDLCPQWPKAYFRQGVALQCLGRYGEALAAFASGLAQEPSNKQLMGGLVEASLKSPLRAALEPTLQQLRTMQLQESPFVVSSVVGQELLQATQYPAAVTVLEAALRIGSCSLKLRGSVFSALSSAHWALNQLDQAIGYMQQDLAVAKSLGDTAGECRAHGNLGSAYFSQGAHKEALTAHRYQLVLAMKCKDTQAAAAALTSLGHVYTASGDYPNALASHKQCVQLFKQLGDRLQEAREIGNVGAVYLALGECEAALDCHSQHLRLARKLHDQVEEARAYSNLGSAHHQRRQFTQAAACHEQVLRIAQALGDRSIEAAAYAGLGHAARCAGDASASKRFHERQLAMALAARDKLGEGRACSNLGIVYQMLGSHDAALKLHQAHLGIARSLGDRTGMGKAYGNMARMAHMAGSYEAAVKYHKQELAINQAMNDRSAEAATHGNLAVAYQALGAHDAALTHYRAHLATARSLKDTAGEACALLNLGNCLSGRQEYEEAVPHYESYLMLAQELGDVAAEGKACHLLGYAHFSLGNYRAAVRYYDQDLALAKDAQHRPNMGRAYCNLGLAHLALGHTAAALECQQLFLAVAHATNQLPAKFRALGNIGDILIRTGSHEEAIKLYQRQLALARAAGDRSMEAAACGALGLAHRLMRRWDKALGHHTQELTLRQELGDLSGECRAHGHLGAVHMALCSWTNAVKCYQEQLERAQEQRDAAVEAQAHGNLGIARLNMAHYEAAIGCLEAQLGTLERVSLPSTQADRARALGHLGDCYAALGDYEEALKCHDRQLQLALGLTSHRDQERAYRGLGQARRALGQLPAALVCLEKRLVVAHELHSPEIKALAYGDLGHVHAALGNHAQALNCLEHQRELAQGLQDRALESDAMCALGQVQQRMGQHAQALELHRQDLEICTELSAPALQARALSNLGSVHESLGQQAEALKCYERQLELSTDRLAKAMACLALGRVHHQLEQHNQAVDYLRQGLASAQTTGKSEEEAKIRHQLGLALRSSGDAEGAHIQLETAAQLLESVRHEQRSPETRQALYDLQTTCYQLLQVLLVALNRNEDALVAAERCKARGGAEAVSGEGSKVPLADSESIQETVDRGRTTVLYYSLAGDQLFSWLLEPHVGIVRFHAAKIDAHSLQLPLSLSEEEEEEDLEMERELKLNRDQNQEQAEDQGTSNKANRLLERYMSLVRDNLGVNSQSLLHEGDGSGWRASTEQLLEDLPGAGGSGGGGFLRMVSRNQLLNSSNYSLSSLFSVGSVGGSVASLQGSTRSVGSRSSRRAPGLPVWRGPSCLHILYNLLLAPFDDLLPAGEADTNRQGRRELVLVLDSSLYLVPFAILRAAQEDGEYLCERCAILTAPSLQSMRSRPRIRRDRARPPKALVVGGPRIPSNLAELWGWAGAESPAALQEAAMVADMLQATALAGSNATKESVLAELPSAECVHFAANISWQLGAVVLSPGDVVTAEQQEQKEPHEPQMTDFTLAAGELRQLRLSARLVVLSSYHSVEPITGDGVAQLAGGWLLAGAGVVLISLWPVPETAAKILLRAFYSALLQGARAARALAEAMQTVQHTKHFAHPANWAGFLLVGSNIRLSNKVAMGHALCELLRTPERCRDALRVCLHLVEKSLQRIHRGQKNAMYTTQQSIENKAGPVAGWKDLLMAVGFRVEPAANGIPASVFFPQADPEERLAQCSASLQALLALTPATLQALGKLVHVNSAEYAGDIIAVVRNILAQFPGSNPATGSSSTKSDAIAETCFIEMPLSVRLWRVAGCHELLASVGFDLTEVGADQVILRTGKQANRRQCQFVLQALLALFDTREAPKNLGLDRDSDHSSSCESLAEPEMDVATIPPAASSTPSVNGGNKAPLPLHPRSAFISYVRRRGEPDGGRTDAIGGAGSGALDSSLANTTDSEHSLSDGYVTQPGFGLSNPRLGYASMRAPVRVSRPGGGGESDAAFTPSPPVTDPSLSLALAHQTRIRSLYSQTSSAAIVPPASTNLNRRPDSSSSASSTTDWEGSGHATVLRRGVSAAIPQQQPPLPPPRPPTFHNLSVGAGGRSKPKIKLGSAQSSLAARVNKEHALFMDRLSVRTELSAPGSGNAMTSGSAARKPLALPEEEDVSNVVFNPSSLYFSQTDSDLLNEPKQEETPPPTKSSTKSLQDSMMRHMNRELTPSISEMYHDRNVGLGLAPPLSKLLLSPNYEEQEVVSITEACPQSGANLKTLVDAVSELELSGSSSGATMPTVVGGGANEVEGTSGTSAEATCPICGEPADVICRCKAVTIQKKSILKPWLSNVPDSSLVQASELTTADILERRLEIHTATSSELRSGAPYSVDLSRRDEGDGRSVADSQCSSNYKRVLASASGGALSLAGIGKGSEAEAQSASSGATCSSARLV; encoded by the exons AATGAGCCGGAATGCACGCCGGAGTTGCCCGCTGCAAACCGTGCCCTCTTCCTGGAGAAGGTGCGTCAATCGAATGCCGCCTGCCAGAGCGGTGACTTCGCTACGGCCGTGCTGCTCTACACGGATGCACTGCAGCTGGATCCGGGCAACCACATCCTGTACAGCAATCGATCGGCTGCGTTACTGAAACAGGGTCAATTTACGGCCGCTTTGCAGGATGCGACGCAGGCGAGGGATTTGTGTCCGCAATGGCCAAAGGCGTACTTCCGTCAGGGCGTGGCACTGCAGTGTCTCGGTCGTTATGGTGAGGCTCTGGCTGCTTTCGCCTCCGGATTGGCCCAGGAACCGAGCAACAAGCAGCTGATGGGTGGCCTGGTCGAAGCGTCTTTGAAGAGTCCTTTGCGTGCGGCACTGGAGCCCACGTTGCAGCAATTGCGCACCATGCAGTTGCAGGAGTCGCCATTTGTGGTCAGCTCTGTGGTGGGTCAGGAGCTCCTACAGGCGACACAGTATCCGGCGGCGGTGACTGTTCTGGAGGCTGCTCTTCGCATCGGCAGTTGCTCCCTCAAACTGAGGGGTTCTGTCTTCAGCGCCTTGAGTTCCGCGCACTGGGCCCTGAATCAGTTGGATCAGGCTATTGGTTACATGCAGCAGGATCTGGCGGTGGCCAAATCCCTGGGAGATACCGCAGGCGAGTGTCGGGCACATGGCAATCTGGGTTCGGCCTACTTCAGTCAAGGAGCCCACAAGGAGGCACTCACAGCGCATCGCTATCAACTCGTCCTGGCGATGAAGTGCAAGGATACTCAGGCGGCAGCCGCAGCCTTGACCTCACTGGGACACGTGTACACGGCTAGCGGGGATTACCCCAATGCCCTGGCCTCCCACAAACAGTGTGTGCAGCTCTTCAAGCAACTGGGAGATCGATTGCAGGAGGCTCGGGAGATTGGCAACGTGGGAGCGGTGTACTTGGCTCTCGGAGAATGTGAAGCTGCCTTGGACTGCCATTCGCAGCACTTAAGACTAGCACGCAAGTTGCACGACCAGGTGGAAGAGGCCAGGGCGTACTCCAATCTGGGCTCTGCTCATCATCAGCGGCGTCAGTTCACCCAGGCGGCTGCATGTCACGAGCAGGTGCTCCGGATTGCGCAAGCACTGGGAGATCGATCCATTGAGGCGGCTGCCTACGCTGGCTTGGGCCATGCGGCGCGTTGTGCCGGTGATGCCAGTGCCTCCAAAAGGTTCCACGAACGGCAGTTGGCCATGGCATTGGCAGCGAGGGATAAACTGGGCGAGGGCAGAGCATGCTCTAATCTCGGTATTGTCTACCAAATGCTTGGATCCCACGATGCTGCTTTGAAACTGCATCAGGCTCATCTCGGGATTGCCCGCTCCCTGGGCGATCGAACGGGCATGGGCAAGGCCTACGGGAACATGGCCAGGATGGCCCACATGGCTGGATCCTACGAGGCGGCGGTGAAGTACCACAAGCAGGAACTGGCCATCAATCAGGCGATGAACGATCGCAGTGCTGAGGCGGCCACTCATGGCAATCTGGCCGTAGCCTATCAGGCACTTGGTGCCCATGATGCAGCCTTGACCCACTATCGAGCGCATCTTGCCACCGCAAGATCCTTGAAGGATACGGCTGGAGAGGCGTGTGCCCTGCTCAACCTGGGCAACTGCCTGAGTGGAAGACAGGAGTATGAGGAGGCGGTGCCTCATTACGAGAGTTACCTGATGCTCGCCCAGGAACTGGGTGACGTTGCTGCCGAGGGTAAGGCGTGTCATCTACTCGGCTACGCCCACTTCTCGCTGGGCAATTATCGGGCGGCTGTAAGGTACTACGACCAGGATCTGGCCCTGGCCAAGGATGCCCAACATCGACCGAACATGGGCAGGGCGTACTGTAATCTGGGACTGGCTCATCTGGCCCTGGGACACACTGCTGCGGCGTTGGAATGTCAGCAGCTGTTTCTAGCGGTGGCCCATGCCACCAACCAACTGCCAGCCAAGTTTAGAGCATTGGGCAATATTGGTGATATCCTCATACGAACGGGATCACATGAG GAGGCCATTAAGTTGTATCAACGCCAGTTGGCTTTAGCCAGAGCTGCTGGAGATCGTTCCATGGAGGCAGCTGCTTGTGGAGCTCTGGGATTGGCCCACCGATTGATGCGCCGTTGGGATAAGGCATTGGGTCATCACACCCAGGAGTTGACGCTGCGCCAGGAGCTGGGCGACTTGTCCGGCGAATGTCGTGCCCATGGACACTTGGGAGCCGTGCACATGGCCCTGTGCAGTTGGACGAATGCGGTGAAGTGCTATCAGGAGCAATTGGAACGGGCTCAGGAGCAAAGGGATGCTGCAGTGGAGGCCCAAGCGCATGGGAATCTGGGCATTGCTCGACTGAACATGGCCCACTATGAGGCGGCCATTGGCTGCCTGGAGGCGCAATTGGGAACCCTGGAACGCGTATCCCTGCCCTCTACTCAAGCGGATCGTGCGCGAGCGTTGGGTCATTTGGGTGATTGCTATGCCGCTCTAGGAGATTATGAGGAGGCTCTAAAGTGTCACGACCGTCAACTTCAGCTGGCCTTGGGTTTGACCAGCCATCGGGATCAGGAGCGCGCCTATCGAGGATTGGGTCAAGCCAGAAGAGCACTAGGTCAATTGCCCGCTGCTTTGGTTTGCCTCGAGAAACGTCTGGTGGTCGCCCACGAACTACACAGCCCAGAGATCAAAGCATTAGCCTATGGTGACTTGGGTCACGTTCATGCCGCCCTCGGGAATCATGCCCAGGCTTTGAACTGCCTGGAGCATCAGCGTGAGTTGGCACAGGGTCTGCAGGATCGAGCTCTGGAATCGGATGCCATGTGTGCCCTCGGGCAGGTGCAACAGCGAATGGGGCAGCATGCGCAAGCATTGGAGCTGCACCGGCAGGATCTGGAGATTTGTACGGAACTCTCTGCTCCCGCCTTGCAAGCCAGAGCTTTGAGTAATCTGGGATCCGTCCACGAATCCCTGGGCCAGCAGGCAGAAGCCCTTAAGTGCTACGAACGGCAATTGGAGTTGAGTACAGATCGCTTGGCAAAGGCGATGGCATGCCTGGCTTTGGGAAGGGTTCACCACCAGCTGGAACAGCACAATCAAGCGGTGGACTACCTGCGGCAAGGATTAGCAAGTGCTCAGACCACGGGAAAGTCAGAGGAGGAAGCCAAGATAAGACATCAATTAG GTCTTGCCCTTCGATCCTCTGGCGATGCCGAAGGAGCCCACATTCAACTAGAGACTGCCGCCCAACTGCTGGAGTCCGTGCGCCATGAACAGCGAAGTCCGGAGACGCGCCAGGCTCTCTATGATCTGCAGACCACTTGCTATCAACTGCTTCAAGTTCTCCTCGTGGCACTGAATCGCAATGAGGATGCCCTGGTGGCTGCCGAGCGATGCAAGGCACGCGGCGGAGCGGAAGCTGTGAGTGGAGAGGGCTCTAAGGTTCCGTTGGCCGACAGCGAGTCCATTCAAGAGACAGTAGACCGTGGTCGCACGACCGTACTTTACTACAGCTTGGCTGGTGATCAACTCTTCTCCTGGCTGCTGGAACCACATGTTGGCATTGTACGTTTCCATGCTGCCAAGATCGATGCCCACAGTCTGCAGCTTCCGTTGTCCCTCAGCgaagaagaggaggaggaggatctGGAGATGGAGAGGGAACTTAAGTTAAACAGGGATCAGAATCAGGAGCAGGCTGAAGACCAGGGAACATCCAATAAGGCAAATCGATTACTGGAACGTTATATGAGCTTGGTAAGAGATAATCTGGGTGTGAACTCCCAGAGTCTCCTTCACGAAGGCGACGGCAGTGGATGGCGTGCCAGCACGGAACAGCTGCTGGAGGATCTGCCCGGAGCTGGAGGTTCCGGAGGAGGAGGCTTTCTTCGCATGGTTAGCCGCAATCAACTTCTCAACTCCTCGAACTACTCGTTGAGTTCGCTTTTCTCGGTGGGATCGGTCGGTGGCTCAGTGGCCAGCCTGCAAGGTTCTACGCGATCCGTTGGCAGTCGAAGTTCCCGGAGAGCTCCTGGCTTGCCAGTTTGGCGGGGACCATCCTGCCTGCACATCCTGTACAATCTTCTCTTAGCGCCATTTGATGATCTATTGCCAGCTGGAGAAGCAGATACCAACCGACAGGGCAGAAGGGAGTTGGTCCTGGTACTAGATAGTTCGCTATATCTGGttccatttgccattttaagAGCAGCTCAAGAGGATGGAGAATACTTGTGTGAGAGGTGTGCAATTCTTACAGCTCCCTCACTGCAATCTATGCGCAGTCGTCCGCGGATCAGAAGGGATCGAGCTCGCCCACCCAAGGCTCTTGTGGTTGGAGGTCCCCGTATCCCATCCAATCTCGCAGAACTCTGGGGTTGGGCTGGAGCTGAATCGCCAGCAGCCTTGCAGGAGGCCGCCATGGTGGCTGATATGCTGCAGGCCACCGCACTGGCCGGGTCCAATGCCACCAAGGAGTCAGTGCTGGCGGAGCTTCCCTCCGCCGAGTGCGTCCACTTTGCGGCGAATATAAGCTGGCAGTTGGGAGCAGTGGTCCTGAGTCCCGGCGATGTGGTTACGGCTGAACAGCAGGAGCAAAAGGAGCCGCACGAACCCCAGATGACTGATTTCACCTTGGCAGCTGGAGAATTGCGACAGCTGCGTCTGAGTGCCCGCCTAGTGGTCCTGAGTTCATATCACTCCGTGGAACCCATCACCGGAGACGGAGTGGCACAACTGGCAGGCGGTTGGCTTTTAGCCGGAGCCGGAGTCGTGCTTATATCGCTCTGGCCAGTTCCGGAAACAGCGGCCAAGATTCTACTGCGCGCATTCTACTCTGCCTTGTTGCAGGGTGCCCGAGCAGCCCG CGCCCTGGCGGAAGCTATGCAAACAGTGCAGCACACCAAGCACTTTGCTCATCCGGCCAACTGGGCCGGTTTCCTACTGGTGGGCAGCAATATCCGGCTATCGAACAAGGTGGCCATGGGCCATGCCCTTTGCGAACTCCTCAGAACTCCAGAACGTTGTCGAGATGCGCTGCGCGTGTGTCTGCATCTGGTGGAGAAGAGTTTGCAGCGGATTCACCGCGGCCAGAAGAATGCCATGTACACCACTCAGCAGAGCATAGAGAATAAAGCTGGACCGGTTGCCGGCTGGAAGGATCTGCTGATGGCAGTGGGCTTCCGCGTCGAGCCGGCCGCCAATGGTATTCCGGCCAGCGTTTTCTTCCCCCAAGCGGATCCCGAGGAACGACTGGCCCAGTGCTCAGCCAGTCTCCAGGCTCTTCTTGCCCTGACTCCGGCTACGCTCCAAGCTCTGGGAAAACTGGTCCACGTGAATAGTGCCGAATATGCGGGCGACATCATAGCAGTGGTGCGCAATATCCTAGCCCAGTTTCCGGGCTCCAATCCAGCCACCGGTTCAAGTTCCACCAAATCGGATGCCATCGCCGAGACTTGCTTTATTGAGATGCCGCTGAGTGTAAGACTCTGGAGGGTAGCCGGGTGCCATGAACTGCTCGCCTCCGTCGGCTTTGATCTTACGGAGGTGGGTGCGGACCAAGTGATCCTGCGCACCGGAAAACAGGCAAATCGCCGGCAGTGCCAGTTTGTGTTGCAGGCACTTCTAGCCTTGTTTG ACACCCGTGAGGCTCCCAAAAACTTGGGATTGGATAGAGACTCTGATCACAGCAGCAGCTGTGAGTCTCTGGCCGAACCGGAAATGGACGTGGCGACAATTCCGCCTGCGGCCAGCAGCACTCCCTCCGTAAATGGAGGTAACAAGGCACCATTGCCCTTGCATCCACGCAGTGCCTTCATCTCATATGTACGACGCCGTGGAGAACCTGATGGTGGACGAACTGATGCCATTGGCGGTGCGGGAAGTGGCGCACTGGACTCCAGTCTGGCCAACACCACCGACAGTGAGCATTCCCTGTCGGATGGCTATGTCACTCAACCTGGCTTTGGTTTATCCAATCCTCGACTTGGTTATGCCAGCATGCGTGCTCCCGTTCGAGTTTCCCGACCTGGTGGAGGTGGCGAGAGCGATGCAGCCTTTACTCCCAGTCCACCAGTTACCGATCCGAGCTTATCACTGGCACTGGCTCATCAGACGCGCATTAGAAGTCTCTACTCCCAGACCAGTTCAGCGGCAATAGTTCCACCAGCATCCACGAACCTAAATAGAAGACCGGATAGTTCTAGCTCGGCCAGCAGTACCACCGATTGGGAGGGATCTGGGCATGCTACGGTACTGAGACGTGGAGTTAGTGCAGCAATACCTCAACAGCAGCCACCATTACCACCACCACGCCCACCAACGTTCCACAATTTGAGCGTGGGTGCAGGTGGACGCAGCAAACCCAAGATCAAATTGGGTAGTGCTCAGAGCTCTCTTGCTGCGCGGGTTAACAAAGAGCATGCTCTCTTCATGGACCGGCTGAGTGTTAGGACGGAGCTAAGTGCACCTGGTAGTGGAAATGCTATGACTAGTGGATCTGCTGCAAGAAAGCCCCTTGCTCTGCCCGAGGAGGAAGATGTTTCCAATGTTGTCTTCAATCCATCCAGCTTGTACTTTTCGCAGACGGACTCTGATCTGCTTAACGAACCCAAGCAGGAGGAGACTCCTCCGCCTACCAAGTCGAGTACCAAGAGCCTGCAAGACAGCATGATGCGCCACATGAATCGCGAACTGACTCCAAGCATTTCGGAAATGTATCATGATCGAAATGTGGGCTTAGGCTTGGCTCCACCGCTGTCCAAGCTTCTGTTGAGTCCCAACTATGAGGAACAGGAGGTAGTGTCCATAACCGAGGCCTGTCCACAGTCGGGTGCTAATCTCAAGACTCTGGTGGATGCCGTCAGCGAGTTGGAGCTGAGTGGCAGCTCATCCGGAGCCACTATGCCCACGGTGGTGGGTGGAGGAGCCAATGAAGTAGAGGGCACTTCGGGTACGTCCGCAGAAGCCACGTGTCCCATTTGTGGTGAGCCCGCCGACGTCATCTGCCGCTGCAAGGCGGTCACCATTCAGAAGAAGAGCATCCTTAAGCCCTGGCTAAGCAATGTGCCGGATAGCAGTTTGGTGCAGGCCAGCGAACTGACCACAGCGGATATATTGGAGCGTCGTCTAGAGATTCACACGGCCACGAGTTCCGAGCTCCGCTCAGGAGCTCCATACTCCGTGGATCTTTCTCGACGTGATGAAGGCGATGGACGATCGGTAGCCGATTCTcaatgcagcagcaactacaaACGAGTGCTGGCCAGTGCATCCGGAGGAGCCCTTAGCTTGGCTGGAATTGGAAAAGGAAGCGAAGCGGAAGCGCAGAGTGCTTCCTCGGGGGCAACCTGCTCATCTGCTCGCCTTGTCTAG